A genomic segment from Gossypium hirsutum isolate 1008001.06 chromosome D04, Gossypium_hirsutum_v2.1, whole genome shotgun sequence encodes:
- the LOC121216090 gene encoding F-box/kelch-repeat protein At3g27150 yields MRLLLDQRLLLDQRSEAEDVDYSYVPELSDELESLILARFPRSEHWKLYLLNKHFSDLLKSGELNKIRKEIGFKESSIFMSPSGQNCWWACDGLFKSCRKLPELPSLDICFINGDKESVCAGSHLIVSGRETFGSVVWRFELEIGKWFKGPSMIDPRCLFASATCGTFSFVAGGIGMDTRVSNSAEKYNPETKSWELLPRMHQKRKLCSGCFMDNKFYVIGGRDEHNNQLTCGEAYDKDNNTWE; encoded by the coding sequence GATGTAGATTATTCATATGTTCCTGAGCTCAGTGATGAGCTAGAGAGCTTGATCTTGGCTCGATTTCCGAGGTCAGAGCATTGGAAACTTTACTTGCTAAACAAGCATTTCTCGGATCTTCTAAAGAGTGGCGAGTTGAACAAAATCAGGAAGGAAATTGGGTTCAAAGAATCATCCATATTCATGTCACCTAGTGGCCAAAACTGTTGGTGGGCATGTGATGGGCTGTTCAAGTCTTGCAGGAAGCTCCCAGAGTTACCATCATTGGATATATGCTTTATAAATGGAGATAAGGAATCAGTTTGTGCTGGGAGCCATTTAATTGTATCCGGCAGGGAAACATTTGGTTCTGTTGTGTGGAGATTTGAACTCGAAATAGGTAAATGGTTCAAGGGTCCTTCCATGATTGATCCTAGGTGCTTGTTTGCATCTGCAACCTGTGGCACCTTTTCTTTTGTGGCTGGTGGGATTGGGATGGATACTAGAGTCTCGAATTCGGCCGAGAAATATAACCCGGAGACGAAATCGTGGGAGTTGCTGCCTAGGATGCATCAGAAGAGGAAGCTTTGCTCAGGTTGTTTCATGGACAACAAGTTTTATGTGATTGGTGGGAGAGATGAGCACAACAATCAGCTCACTTGTGGGGAGGCTTATGATAAGGACAATAACACATGGGAATGA
- the LOC107899716 gene encoding F-box/kelch-repeat protein At3g27150-like → MLKDDSTVTQPAAAAAAMLLQSPPLVAVVNNELYCLETSCNEVRVYMKSSKTWKNLGKVPVRADLHEGWGVAFKSLGNELLVIGFSSSVSSGGNGSGMTIYTCSPRPESDDLKWRRVEGCKDRLNFFLLNCSVMVA, encoded by the coding sequence ATGTTGAAAGATGATAGTACTGTTACCCAACCAGCTGCAGCCGCTGCTGCGATGTTGCTGCAATCGCCACCGCTTGTTGCGGTAGTGAACAATGAGCTTTACTGTCTTGAAACATCATGCAATGAGGTGAGGGTGTACATGAAGAGCAGCAAGACATGGAAGAATTTGGGAAAAGTACCAGTTAGAGCTGATCTTCATGAAGGATGGGGTGTGGCATTCAAGTCTCTTGGCAATGAACTGCTGGTGATCGGATTCTCGTCTTCCGTTTCAAGTGGCGGCAATGGCAGTGGCATGACTATCTACACTTGCAGCCCGCGGCCGGAGTCGGATGACTTGAAATGGCGGCGCGTTGAGGGCTGCAAAGACCGCCTTAACTTCTTTCTTCTCAACTGTTCAGTCATGGTGGCTTGA